The sequence GCCGCGCCGGTGCCCAGGCGGCGTTCGTACGACAGCTTCTCGCCGGTCTTCGCGGCCGCGGCGCTGATGCCCGTGCGTACCGCGTGCTCCGAATGCGCCTCCTGTGCCTTGGACTTGTAGCCGACGATCAGGCCGGACACGGGCCCGATCGCCGTCGTCGCGGCCTTGGGCAACGCGGAGGCCGCGGACTTCCCGGACCCGGGGGAGTCCTCCCCGGCCATGGCGGTGGCTACGGCGCCGGCGAGCAGTGTCGTGCCCAGCGCGGTGGCGACGAGTATGCGCCCGCGCCGGGATTTGCGGTGTGTATGCACTGTCTGCCTTTCGAGCGGACCGGATTCGGGCACACCGAAACCGGTCGGGAGATGGTGAGGTCCGGCCTGGGACGACTCCTGGCCGCCCGGAGCGGTCGGGCCTCCGCCGTTACCGGCGGACATGGGGGATGGCCGTGACCGCACCGGGCGGGTGTGTTCCCGCCCTGCGCCGCGAGAGGCGGCGAACACACGAGCCGCGCCCTGCGTGCCGCGGCCGTACGGTGTCTGCTTCTCCTTCTCGCACCGCACGACCCCGGGACAACAGCACGCTTGGCCGTGCTCCGAACTTAGGCCAGCCGAAAGGGAGTTACCTATCCTTAATGTCGGATCACGGGTACCTACTTAAATGCGCGGACCACGGGTGGCCGACCCCCGATGTGCCCCGGGCACTGCCGCGGCGGAAAGTCGGCCCCTGGATCAGTTGGTTCGCCGACCCGGCTTGTCGTGGGCCTTCAGCGCCAGTTCATTGCGCGAGACCACGCCCAGTTTCCTGAGGGCGCGGGCGACATGCTGTTCCACCGTTCGCGGGGACAGGTGCAGTGTGGCCGCGATCTCGCGGTTGCTCAGGCCGGCACCTGCGAGCTCCGCGACCTCCTGCTCGCGCGGCGACAGCCGCTCGTCGTATCGGGGACGGCCCCGGGCAGGCCGTTCGGCGCCGGGATGAGCCCGCAGTTCCGCACGCACCCTGGCCACGTCCCGTGACGCTCCCAGTGCTTCCAACTCCATTGCGGCATCGGCCAGTTCCGAAAGCCCCGCAGTGGTCGACGGACTGCTCGCCAGGGCGCATCGTCCGGCGGCCTCGGCCATGAGAGCCGCGTCGTAGGGCCGGGGAAGCGACTGGTAGCGGGTACGGGCATGCCGGAAGTGCTCAGCTGCTTCCGGGAATGCACCATCCGCCTCGGCCAGCAGTGCGTGGCACCGCACGAGTGCCGCGGTGGCCGTGGGCGCCTGTCGCTCCTCGATACCGGCCGCGAACTCGACCACCAGCTCTCGCGCGGTGGCAGGCTCTCCGGCCCGGATCGTCGCTTCGACAGCCCATGGCGCCAGTTCGGCCGCCCATACCCAGACGCCTTTGGCGCGTAGCGCGGCCCATCCGTCGGACGCCTCCCGGGCCGCGGTCTCCAGGTCCTCGCGGGCGAGGGCGAGCCTGATCCGGCCGCCCGCGGCCGCCGCCGTCAACGGTACGGGGCCGCTCGCCTCGGACGAGCCGACGGCGGCCGAGAGCCAGGTGCCGGCCTGGGCCCAGTCCCCCTTCGCCATGGCGAGGACGCCCAGTACCAGCATGGCGTCGCCCGCGGCGAAGGGCGTGTCGCCGACCTCTGCCACATAGGCGCGGGCCCGGGAGGCGAGGCCCGCCCAGCGGCCGGTCACCATGTCCAGGTGCAGTTCGGTACCCCGCACCATCTGCTCCTGGTACACGGAGCCACTGCGCAGAGCCAGCCTCGGGCCCTCGACGAGCAACGCGCGCGCTCGTGTGTACTCGCCCAGCCAGGTGGCCGCGTCGACGGCGTTGCACACACCGCGTGCGACATGCTGGAGAACCTCCGGGTCGACGTGTTCCCGGGGGAGCCGCTCCAACTGCCGCCACCCCTCCGCGTCGCCCACGCTGAGCAGTACGGTCACCTGGTTCGCCGCGACGGCGGCCCGGACCACCGGGTCCCCGCTCTCCACCGCGGTCGTCTCGGCCCGCGTCAGCCAGGAGAGATTGTCGGCGAGGGGACCATCGGGCCAATAGGGCAGCGCCAAGGCCGCCATGGCCCGGGCCGCCAGCCTCGCGTGGCCGCGTAACTCCTCGACGGATTTCATGAGGTCGGCGCGTCCTTCGGCCGCCTGCCCCAGGTGGTTGCCGAGGAGCAGCCCGAGGTCGAGGCGGATCTCGCCGCGCACGGCAGCGGGCAGCTCGGGGTCCTCGACGAGTCTGCGCAGCACCTGAACCGTCTGGTCGGAGCGCAGTGCGCTGTACGCGCTGCGGGCGAGCATCAGAGCAAGCCGAGCCCGGTTCGGATGAGCGACCAACGGGTTGGCGAGCGTGTCCTCCAGCAACGCGATCGCCGACTCGTGATCCCCGGCCTCCACGGCCTCACGCGCGGCTTTCTCCACGCTCCCCAGCCAGTCGTTCGTCCGGCCGGAGGCGAGCTGGTGGCGGGCCAGCCGCGCCCACGGCGTGGGGCGCCGGGCCTCCAGGACCGCGGCCGCGCGACCGTGCAGCTCCCGTCGTACCGGGCCGGCCAGCAGCTGGTACACGGCCGCGGCCTCCATCGGCATCCGGAACCCGTACTGACCGAGACCCAGTTCGTGCAGCACCGCCTCGCACAGCGCGGCCGTCAGCGCGGAGCGGCCGCTGTCCACCGACAGGTCCGCCACCGATGACAACTCGTCCTCCGTAGCGGCCTCGTCCAGTACGGCCGCCGCCCACGCCAGGCGTCGTGTCTCCTCGTCCAGCGCCGCCATCCGGCCGACGACCAGCTCGGTGAGCCGGACCGGTACCGCGGCCTCGTCCACATGCCGGGCGGTGAGCCGGTCCCGGCCGACCATCGTGGGTCTGGCGCCCGGAAGGGGTCCGGCGGTCTTCAATTCGGTCAGGAGGTCGGCCACCGCCTGGGCGATGCCGCCCGAACGCTCGTAGAGCCGGGTGAGGAACCGGGCCGAACAGCGGTCCTCGCCCAGTGCCTTCACCGCCATCTCGTGGACCGTGGCCTCGTCGAGCGGCCCGAGCCGCAGTCGCAGGAGGTTCATCTCGGCGGGGTAAGCCACGGGGGCACCCAGCACCAGCCCGGGGCTCGCCAACTCCTCGGGACGGTAGGTCAGCACGGCACGCAATCCCGCCGGAGGGTGCTCCAGGAAGGTCCGCAGAGCGCGCGCGTCCTGCTCGCCCGCGCGCTGCACGTCCTCGGCCACCAGCAGCATCGGAACGTCCCTGCCGAACGAGGCGGTCAGCTCGCTCAGCGAGGAGACGGGGGACTGCTCCAGCCCCGGCTGCACCAGGACAGTCCCCCGGGTGTCCGTGGGACACCGCGGAGCCGCACTCTTCGCCGCCGCGGGCGCACTCCCTTGCGGTCGGGTGAACTCCTGGTGAATGTCGGCACCCGAGGATCTGAATGTCACTTTCAGACGGGGCAAGCCGCCGAGTTCCGGGAGTGTGAGAAGCCACCTCACAAAGCGAGTCTTACCCGTACCGGCCGCTCCGTCGACGAGTACCAGCACCGTCGCATCCGTCGCGGCCGACGCCAGTGGCTCGTGTACCGATGTCTCCCACTCGCGTTCACGCATAACGGTCCCGTTCCCCTGCGTTCGTGCGCACTTGCCAGAACAGTGCCCCGACTCCGGCGGGGTCATGGCGCCGTCGCAATTGCGCACCGTCCGCGTCTCATCGAACCAGAGGACGGGGTGACATTGTGCGTACTCAGCGTTATTGCGTATCCGTAAGTCGGTTTCCCTGCTTGTCGCGGCACTTCGAGGGCGGCACGGTCGAAAGCGATGCCTCGCACAACTCATCAGCGACCCCAGGAGAAATCGGCATGGCCATCACGGACGGCTTTCCCACCCTCACAGCCGACCGCCGGCGGCCACACCCGACACCACCGCCAAGGCCGCCTCGCTTCCGGGCGCTGCGCGTCACCGAAGCGGTGGCCGCCGCCGTTCCGGAGTTACGTCACTTCGCGCGCCGTGCGGCACAGCGGTGGGCCGTTCCGGAGGATGCGAGCGACACCCTGGTACTCGTCGTCAGCGAACTGGTGACCAACGCCGTGCTCCACAGCGGCAGTGCGGACGTCACACAACTGATCGTGTTCGACGGCGTCGCCGTGACCGTCGAGGTCGCCGACTCCGGCCGGTGGCTGGTGCGTGACGCCAACCGCAGGGTGACGGAGGACGCGGGCGCCGAGTTCGGACGCGGACTGGACCTGGTCAGGGCCTGCAGCAGTTGGTTCACGATCCACCCGTCTGCCGTGGGAACCAAGGCCGTGGCCCGTATTTCCGTCAGGGTGTCCGGAGCCCATCGGTGACCAACGCACCGGACACTGTGCCCACCGACGCCGATCTCACCGAACTGTTGAGCACCCCGGCGTCCGATGCCGCGGTCGAAGAACTGCACCGGCGCCACCGTCAAGCGGTCTTCTCCTACGCGTACGTCTGCTGCCGCACGGTGCACAGCGCCGAGGACCTCACCTCGGAAGTGTTCGCCCGTGCCCTGCGAGCCGTCCGGTCCGGCAGCGGACCTCAGCACGCCTGGCGCCCTCATCTCCTCACCGTTGTCCGCCGTACCGCCGTCGCCTGGGCGGATTCCGGACGCCGCACCGACCTGTCGCCCGAACTCGTGCGCTGGCTCGCCGACCTGCCCCAGAGCCCGGACACCAGGAGCTGCGATGCGCGCATGCGTCTCCTTGAGGACAGCAGCCTTGTCCTGCGTGCGTTCCGCTCCCTGCCCGAGCGCTGGCAGACCGTCCTGTGGCACACCGGGGTGGAGGGGGACCAGGCCCGGTCGGTCGGTCGCCTGCTCGGCCTGGACGACGGTGGTGTCTCCTTGCTCGCCTCCCGAGCCAGGGAAGGCCTGCGCGAGGCCTGTCTTGCCGAACTCGCCGACAACCCCCGCACGGACGAATGCCACCGCTACAGCCCCATACTCGGAGCTGTCGTGCGTCGCACGGGACGCCGCGGCTCCGACGACTTCGACCGGCACCTGTCGGGGTGCTGGCGCTGCCGCAGTGCGCTGACCGAGCTCGCCGAACTCGAAGAGGGGCTGCGCTCGGTGCTGTCGGCCGCGGTCCTGCTGTGGGGCAGCGGGGCGTATCTGGCGGCCAGAACGACCGAAGCCGGCGTAGGAGCGGCCGGTACGGCGAGGAATTTCGAGATGCCGCGAGGCGGCATCTCCGCGGACCGCGACCGTGACCCGGCATGGCGGGCATGGGCCACGGGCGCCCCGCTCCGCTCCGCCGCGGTCGCCGGAGCCATGGTCGCCGCCGTCGGGCTCGCCGTCCTCGCCCTGCCGACTCGGTCGCACGGTCAGGGCGAGGTTCCCCCGTCCGCGCGGGCGGGCGCCATCCGCGCGAGTACGGTTCTCGCTGATCCGCCATCCGCCGCCAGCACGGCCGAGCCCTCCCCGCGCACGTCGTCGCGCCCGGCCGGACCGTCCCCCGCGGCGCCGTCCCGTACGGCATCGGCCAGACCGCCCGACCACCATCGGACTCACCTCGGATCCGTCACATGGACGGGCACTCTCCGCAACGAGGGACTCAGAACTCAGTGTCTCGAGCATGTCGGCGCGACGGTCGTCCACACCAGGTGCAACGGCAGCGAGACCCAGCTCTGGGAAACCCTGTCCTTCGCTCCGAAACCGGGCTACGGCCTACTGCGCAACGCCGCCTCCGGCGAGTGTGTCGACTACCGTGCGGCAATCCGCAGCGCGGAATATCAGGACGTATTCGACATCGGAATGCGCCCGTGCCGTGCGGACGGCGACGGGCAGCTTTTCCGCTTCGCCCCGTACTCGGCTCCCGGCACAGGCGCGACGGACGGCAGCTACGCCCTACGTGCCGCACTCGGCAACGGATACGCGTCCGAAGAACTGCAACTCGGCCTGCCCACGTCGCAGGGAGGGAACGCCCCTTCCGCGACGTCCGCCCCCGTCGCGCTCACGTACGACTACTTCTACAGCGCTCAACTCCGCTACCTCGCCGAAGGCATGCCGGACAGCCCGGACCATCCACCGCTCGTTCCCGCGAACGCGAAGGCTCCATGATGCAACTGCTCTTAGGCTTTCGGCCCCAGCAGCAGCCCCTGTCCGACGCGGCGTTGATGCTCGCGATACGCAAAGGAGAGATCGAGTCCTTTCGACAGCTCTATCGTCGGCACTATGCCGCGGTGCAGGCGTACGCCGCCCAGTGCACGGCAGATCCGCTGCACGCGCAGGAAGTGACCTCGCATGTCTTTGCCGGCCTGCTGCAACAGATGCTGGCCGGTGAGTCCCTCATCGAGCGCCGCCACCCCGGTTGCCTGCGTCCCCACTTGCTGGGCAACGTCCGTACGACCGCCATCGCGACCTGGCACCGAGAACCCGAAACCCTGGCACCGGACTTCCGGGACTGGGTCGCCGCGGGGTCCCGGTGGCCCTGGGGCGATGACGGACAACTGGCTCTCGCGTACGAGCGTCTCCCGGTGGGCACCCAGCTCCTTCTGTGGCACTCCCTGGTGGAACGGGACCCGTCCGCCTTGACGGCCCGCATCACGGGACTGGCCCACGTCGCGGTTCCGGCCGCGTGCGACCAGGCCAGGAGCGTGCTGCGGCAGGCCCGCACGGATCTGTATCTGGAGCGACTGGAGCGTCGGGACTGCTGGGATGCCGTCAGGCACCTGTCCTCGTGGCCCGAGGCTCCCTTGGACGCGCAAGCCGCCGCCCATTTCCGTGTCTGTCCCGCCTGCATGAGTGTCTACAAGGATGTGACCCGGCTCGACACCCAGCTCGAAGCACAGCTGCCGGTACGGCTGTTGGGTTGGTGGACCGGCGAACCGTACCTGCGGGCGAAGGCCGCCATCCCGGTGCCTCTGGGCGAACCCCCCTTCATGGCAAGGCTCCTGGACCGAGCGCAGAACCATGTCTCTGCCGAGCGTTCGGCTACTCTCCGAGGCACCGCGGCCGGAGTTCCATGGCGCCACCGAGGAACAAGGTGGATGTCGCTCCTCCGGCGTTGTCTTCGGGGTGATGCCCTGGCGGGGCACCTGCCGGACTGGCCACGGGCCAAGGCGACCAGGAACTCGGGGCGCCACAGCAGGAAGAGGGACTTGCTCGTGCCGAGCCGCTCAGGAGCCGCCGCCGCGCTCGGCGGCTTCCTGACCGGCATTGGCGTGGGGATGCTCTTGTTGACCGGATGTGAAAGGCACGACGGGCAGCGACCGCCTTCGGTGCCCGTACCCGCGCCGCCCCAGGACCAGGACGGCCCGTCGGCGCAGCACGTCTCCGGTGGCGTCGGCGGACTATCCCCGTGAGGTGCTGCATCACAGGGGCCGCTCCGGCGCGTCCACAGAGCGCAATGGGCACTCCCTGGATCACCTACACGTAAGGAAACCGCCGACGCCCAGCCGATCGGGCATCGTGCACACGGACGGGGTCCCTCAACGGCAAGGGGGTGAAAGGCGCTTCCTCACGGCCGGACAGCCTGGTCCCTCACCCCCCAAGTCTCCGCTCAACCCGACGTATCGCCGTTGTGGCTCACCGTCGCCAGATCGTGCCGGGAGAGCACGCCCAACTTCTTGCAGGCACGGGCAACATGCTGCTCCACGGTCCGCGGGGACAGGAACAGAGTGATGGCGATTTCGCGGTTGCTCAGCCCGGCACCGACGAGCTGTGCGACTTCCTGCTCGCGTGGCGACAGCCGGTCACCGTAACCGCGACGGCCGCGCCTGCGACGCTCGGACCCTGGATGGGCCCGCAGTTGCGCTCGTACTCGAGCGACATCCCATGTCGCGCCGAGGGCTTCGAGCTCGTTTGCGGCGGCGGACAGTTCCGAGATGCCGGCAGCGGTCTCCGGGCTGCTCGCCAGGGCGCACCGCCCGCTGGCCTCCGCGGCGAGGGCTGCTTCGTAAGGGCGGGGAAGCGTCTGGTACCGAGTGCAAGTGCGCCAGAAGTACTCGGCTGCCCCGGTGAGCTCGCCATCTGCCTCGGCCAGCAATGCCCGACACCACATCAGGGCTGCGTCGGCGGCCGGTGCCTGCCTGTCGGCGATGCCAGCCGCGAATTCGTCCACCATCGCCCGCGCCGTGCCCAGCTCCTCGGCACGGATGGTTGCTTCCACAGCCCACGGGGCCAGCTCGGCCGCCCACACCCACACGCTCTTCGCCTGCAACCTGCCCCATGCTTCGGCCGCCTCCCGTGCCGCGGCACCAAGGTCCTGGCGGGCGAGCGCG is a genomic window of Streptomyces griseochromogenes containing:
- a CDS encoding helix-turn-helix transcriptional regulator, whose amino-acid sequence is MSCARHRFRPCRPRSAATSRETDLRIRNNAEYAQCHPVLWFDETRTVRNCDGAMTPPESGHCSGKCARTQGNGTVMREREWETSVHEPLASAATDATVLVLVDGAAGTGKTRFVRWLLTLPELGGLPRLKVTFRSSGADIHQEFTRPQGSAPAAAKSAAPRCPTDTRGTVLVQPGLEQSPVSSLSELTASFGRDVPMLLVAEDVQRAGEQDARALRTFLEHPPAGLRAVLTYRPEELASPGLVLGAPVAYPAEMNLLRLRLGPLDEATVHEMAVKALGEDRCSARFLTRLYERSGGIAQAVADLLTELKTAGPLPGARPTMVGRDRLTARHVDEAAVPVRLTELVVGRMAALDEETRRLAWAAAVLDEAATEDELSSVADLSVDSGRSALTAALCEAVLHELGLGQYGFRMPMEAAAVYQLLAGPVRRELHGRAAAVLEARRPTPWARLARHQLASGRTNDWLGSVEKAAREAVEAGDHESAIALLEDTLANPLVAHPNRARLALMLARSAYSALRSDQTVQVLRRLVEDPELPAAVRGEIRLDLGLLLGNHLGQAAEGRADLMKSVEELRGHARLAARAMAALALPYWPDGPLADNLSWLTRAETTAVESGDPVVRAAVAANQVTVLLSVGDAEGWRQLERLPREHVDPEVLQHVARGVCNAVDAATWLGEYTRARALLVEGPRLALRSGSVYQEQMVRGTELHLDMVTGRWAGLASRARAYVAEVGDTPFAAGDAMLVLGVLAMAKGDWAQAGTWLSAAVGSSEASGPVPLTAAAAGGRIRLALAREDLETAAREASDGWAALRAKGVWVWAAELAPWAVEATIRAGEPATARELVVEFAAGIEERQAPTATAALVRCHALLAEADGAFPEAAEHFRHARTRYQSLPRPYDAALMAEAAGRCALASSPSTTAGLSELADAAMELEALGASRDVARVRAELRAHPGAERPARGRPRYDERLSPREQEVAELAGAGLSNREIAATLHLSPRTVEQHVARALRKLGVVSRNELALKAHDKPGRRTN
- a CDS encoding ATP-binding protein; protein product: MAITDGFPTLTADRRRPHPTPPPRPPRFRALRVTEAVAAAVPELRHFARRAAQRWAVPEDASDTLVLVVSELVTNAVLHSGSADVTQLIVFDGVAVTVEVADSGRWLVRDANRRVTEDAGAEFGRGLDLVRACSSWFTIHPSAVGTKAVARISVRVSGAHR
- a CDS encoding sigma factor, producing MTNAPDTVPTDADLTELLSTPASDAAVEELHRRHRQAVFSYAYVCCRTVHSAEDLTSEVFARALRAVRSGSGPQHAWRPHLLTVVRRTAVAWADSGRRTDLSPELVRWLADLPQSPDTRSCDARMRLLEDSSLVLRAFRSLPERWQTVLWHTGVEGDQARSVGRLLGLDDGGVSLLASRAREGLREACLAELADNPRTDECHRYSPILGAVVRRTGRRGSDDFDRHLSGCWRCRSALTELAELEEGLRSVLSAAVLLWGSGAYLAARTTEAGVGAAGTARNFEMPRGGISADRDRDPAWRAWATGAPLRSAAVAGAMVAAVGLAVLALPTRSHGQGEVPPSARAGAIRASTVLADPPSAASTAEPSPRTSSRPAGPSPAAPSRTASARPPDHHRTHLGSVTWTGTLRNEGLRTQCLEHVGATVVHTRCNGSETQLWETLSFAPKPGYGLLRNAASGECVDYRAAIRSAEYQDVFDIGMRPCRADGDGQLFRFAPYSAPGTGATDGSYALRAALGNGYASEELQLGLPTSQGGNAPSATSAPVALTYDYFYSAQLRYLAEGMPDSPDHPPLVPANAKAP